The region CAGTGGCCCGCCGGGCCCTGGAGCGCATGGTGGAGACATTGGAGATCGTCCCGCTCGGGATGGAAGACCTCGAGGCCATTCGGGTTCTGCTGGCGGCCAGGCTGGAGTGGAAGGGCACCCTGGAGGACGCCAGCGTAACCCTGCTGGCCTTGAAGACCAGGGCTCCAGTGTGGACGCTTAACTACCGTGACCTGGGAGTGTTCAAAGAGCTTTCGTTTTGGGCGGCCTGAAAGGGGTGGTACTCACAAGCGGCTTGGAGCGATATGCGGCCCTTGGGTAGAGGGGGATCATGACTTTGCGTGACGCCCCACCCCAGATCACTGGGCCCTGGACCTAGCCCAGCCCCCTAACTGCGCCAGGGCGTGAGCACCTTCTCCAGTCGCCCCATCGTCCAGTCCAGCAAGAGCGCCAACAAGGCAACGGCTATGGCTCCTTGTGCCACGAAGGCCAAATTGCTTACTGCCAGCCCTGCGATGATCGGTACGCCCAGCCCACCGCCACCCACCAGCGGGGCCACCGTGGCGGTCGCAAGAATCAACACCAGGCTGGTGCGGACGCCCGCAAGGATCACCGGAAGGGCCAGCGGCAGTTCGACGTGCCAGAGCAACTGCCAGCGCGAATAGCCCATCCCTCTGGCCGCATCCAGCACATCGGCGGGCAAATAAGTAAAGGCCTCAAGGCTGTTGCGCACCACCGGTAGCAGGCCGTATAGGAACAGCGCTAACACCGCCCCGGTAGAGCCGAAGCCAAAGAAGGGCAGGGCCAGCGCCAGCACCGCCACCGGTGGGAAGGTTTGTCCAACAGCCACGATATTCTCGAGCAGAGGTCGAAAGCCAGACCCCACAGGCCGGGTGACAAAAATCGCCAGCGGCAATCCAATCAGAATGACCAAGGCACCCGCACTTGCCGTGATGGTGAGGTGTTGAAGGGCAAGATTCAGCAAGGTTTCGCGTTCGAAGATCGAGCTGCGTGCGCTGGGAAATAAGCTGGACAAAAGCCCTTTCCATAGAGACTGCTGGGCAAATAAAAAGAGCACCAACCCCCACCCCAGCAGCGGCCACAAGAGCGGGTACGGTCGTTTTTCCCGCCGCGTGCTTCCTATGGTTCCTCCTCCGAGGCCGCAGTCAGGAGCGACTCCAGGCGCACCAGCCCCACCACCTGACCTCCTTCGTCGGTCACAGCCAGGCCGCGGATACCATTGGCAAGCAAGAGCGAGAAGGCATCTCGAGCCGTCGCTGAGCGCTTGATGCTGACGGCAGGCCGGTGTGTGCCCAGCGGCTCTATCAGGTCGTTCAGCGGGATGCGGGAGAGCCGCAGCAGGGTGCGCGATGGCCCCAGAAAATCACGTACGAAAGGCGTCTTGGGGCTACGCAAAAGCACTTCCGGTGTATCGTACTGCTCAACGCGACCGCTGTTCATCAAGCAGATGCGGTCGGAAATCCTCACGGCTTCCTCCAGGTCGTGGGTCACAAACAAAACGGTCTTCTTGAGTTCGCTTTGCAGCCTGAGAAATTCGTCCTGTAAACGCTCGCGGGTAGGCGGGTCTACCGCGCCAAAAGGCTCGTCCATCAGCAGCACCGGCGGGTCGGCGGCCAGCGCCCTGGCGAGCCCAACCCGCTGGGCCTGACCGCCCGAGAGCTCGCGCGGGAAACGCCCCGCAAAGGTTTGCGGCTCCAGACCCACCAGGGCCAGCATCTCCCTGGCCCTGGCCTCGCGCTTTTCCTTACTCCAGCCCAGCAGCCGCGGCACCACCATCACGTTCTCGAGCACGCTCATATGGGGAAATAGCCCGATGCTCTGGATCACGTAACCGATGCCCCGACGCAGTTCCACCTCGTCCAGTTGGCGCACGTCCTGCTCGCCGATGAACACCGTGCCTTCACTGGGCTCGATGAGGCGGTTGACCGTGCGAAGCAGGGTGGTTTTGCCACACCCAGAAGGCCCCAACAAAGTCACCAGCTGACCCTCAGCTACTTCAAGACGCACACCCTTGAGCGCCTCGAAATCCCCGTAGCGCTTGACGACATTCTCGAAGCGGATCAAATGCCCACCCTCCGTCTAAGGGCCATACTGGCAAACCGCAGGGCCGAGTCCACCAGCAGAGCCAGCAGGATGATGGGAACCGCACCCAGCAAAACCATGTCGGGTGCGCCACCTTCCACCCCGCGCAGGATGAAGAAGCCCAGCCCGCCCGCGCCGATCAGCGCCGCAACAGTGGTGATGCCGATGGTGAGCGAGGCCGCGCTGCGAATGCCTTCCAGGATCAGCGGTAGGGCCAGCGGCAGCTCGACCCGCCAGAAGAGCTGCTCCGGGCTCATACCCATACCGCGTCCAGCGTCGCGAGCGTCCTCGGGCACGCCGCGCAGGCCGGTGTAAGTGTTGAGCACCAGCGGCAGCAGCGCGTAAAGGGTAAGGGCCAAAACGGCGGGGGCTGCGCCGATACCCCGCACGCCCGATTCTTGCAGAGGCGCGCCCAGCACAATGCGAAGTGGGTCGGGGCCGAGCAGGCTATTGAGCCAGGCTCCAGCCATCGCCAGCGCCAGCAGGCCCAGCGACAACGCCAGCGAGACCGCCAGCCAGCCCGACACGGCCCACAGCAGGCGAAAGGCGAACATCCCCAGCACGATCGCGCCCAGCGCGATTTCAAGGCGCAGCCCCTGCGAGATTGCCGCCAGCAGCGGCAGCAGCAGCCCGAACAAGGCCAGTGAAGGGATGGTCTGCAAGAAGCCGGTCACACCCAGAACCCAGCCCATGCGGGGGTTGCCCGCGGCCAGCACGCCCAGCGGCACCCCCACCACCACCGCCAGTAGCACCGCGCTGCCAGAGAGCGAAAGATGGCGCCATAGCTCGGTAAAAAACTGCTCACGCCAGGACTGGAACTCCACCACCGGCCCTAGCCGGTCGAAAGCACCCAACCCCAGCAAAAGGGCCAGGCCTAGTAGCACCGTCAGCAAAATCCAGCCCCCCTGACGGTAGGCGGCAAAGTAGCCCACGTACAGGGCCAGCAGGGTGAGCCAGAAGCCGCCCGCCGGGGAGACTCGAGCACTCTCCGGCTGCCCACTGAGCAAAGCGTCCGCACCCTGCCCTGTTAGCAACCCCCAGGCCAGCAAGGCCAGCCCGAGCAGCCCTACCTGCGCAGGCCCCTGTGCCCTCGCAACCCCGGCCCAGAGAATGAGGAGCGCCAAAGCGCCAAAACCCTGCCAGTCCCACACATGAAAAGGTTCACCGGGAGCGATTCGGCTGGATTTGAGCTCGAGCCAGGGCAACAGCAGGGCCAGAACCCCCAGGCCAGCGGCCAGCCCAGCCACCGGATCGAGGTAGCGCGGGGGCGTCTCCCTCACCGGATGA is a window of Meiothermus cerbereus DSM 11376 DNA encoding:
- a CDS encoding ABC transporter ATP-binding protein; amino-acid sequence: MIRFENVVKRYGDFEALKGVRLEVAEGQLVTLLGPSGCGKTTLLRTVNRLIEPSEGTVFIGEQDVRQLDEVELRRGIGYVIQSIGLFPHMSVLENVMVVPRLLGWSKEKREARAREMLALVGLEPQTFAGRFPRELSGGQAQRVGLARALAADPPVLLMDEPFGAVDPPTRERLQDEFLRLQSELKKTVLFVTHDLEEAVRISDRICLMNSGRVEQYDTPEVLLRSPKTPFVRDFLGPSRTLLRLSRIPLNDLIEPLGTHRPAVSIKRSATARDAFSLLLANGIRGLAVTDEGGQVVGLVRLESLLTAASEEEP
- a CDS encoding ABC transporter permease: MRETPPRYLDPVAGLAAGLGVLALLLPWLELKSSRIAPGEPFHVWDWQGFGALALLILWAGVARAQGPAQVGLLGLALLAWGLLTGQGADALLSGQPESARVSPAGGFWLTLLALYVGYFAAYRQGGWILLTVLLGLALLLGLGAFDRLGPVVEFQSWREQFFTELWRHLSLSGSAVLLAVVVGVPLGVLAAGNPRMGWVLGVTGFLQTIPSLALFGLLLPLLAAISQGLRLEIALGAIVLGMFAFRLLWAVSGWLAVSLALSLGLLALAMAGAWLNSLLGPDPLRIVLGAPLQESGVRGIGAAPAVLALTLYALLPLVLNTYTGLRGVPEDARDAGRGMGMSPEQLFWRVELPLALPLILEGIRSAASLTIGITTVAALIGAGGLGFFILRGVEGGAPDMVLLGAVPIILLALLVDSALRFASMALRRRVGI
- a CDS encoding ABC transporter permease yields the protein MSSLFPSARSSIFERETLLNLALQHLTITASAGALVILIGLPLAIFVTRPVGSGFRPLLENIVAVGQTFPPVAVLALALPFFGFGSTGAVLALFLYGLLPVVRNSLEAFTYLPADVLDAARGMGYSRWQLLWHVELPLALPVILAGVRTSLVLILATATVAPLVGGGGLGVPIIAGLAVSNLAFVAQGAIAVALLALLLDWTMGRLEKVLTPWRS